The following are from one region of the Hemitrygon akajei unplaced genomic scaffold, sHemAka1.3 Scf000100, whole genome shotgun sequence genome:
- the LOC140723092 gene encoding NACHT, LRR and PYD domains-containing protein 3-like — translation MDTGGKLNRAWKVLKQFLPGKSLREDDRDTGSKVPKQGQIESNVPMECGPAAAEVKQIQPRGSDVRDTEQDPGTSRSEATACQPRDSDVRDTEQDPGTSTSEATACQPRDSGIRNTEQDPGTSTSEAAACQPGSSLNMELSTLPQGAEPEFTISDLLAEGEEYQLYQLTKFYRDRLKQAIEEKVERLGWMLTKEGHFSREENEKVTELTEKGNRTESSRLFLSLVMGKGSRARRAMWESFVMWRTELPKLDRILREIQDLGPDPQEYMNISQGLSELPTQLIDFQQKHKETLRAQTETLRVNTILMREKEKVFQLVDRYAELTVISTVRDRRLVEHELLARGRDHEEWRQEHLRRELEKIQTEQLFQSCFSQSKSKSGNSAAVAGVPGIGKTTMVQKIVYDWATGKIYQQFQFVFSFKFRDLNSINCRINLKELILHQYPYFGNILREVWKNPEGLLFIFDGLDEFKHKIDFAGSRRDTEPRHQCPDPEWWCEVSDIVYSLIQGKLLPGCSVLVTTRPTALHLLEKAEISVWVEILGFVGEERKEYFIRHFEDQKVAEAVFNYVKENEILYTMSYNPSYCWILALSLGPFFTQRVRDPQRVPKTITQLYSYYIYNILKNHGREIESPRDVLLRVGQMAFRGVFDKKIVFTDGDLINYNLQPSQFLSGFLMELLEREDSAWSVVYTFPHLTIQEFVAAVAKFLNPHPGDIMKFLTEAHNTTDGRFEVFLRFVAGLSSPMTTRGLEEFLGPFPHETTCRVIDWVKEEVKHQIGNTRSEAGKRSLLNTLHYLFESQNRGLAQAALGSVEIFSFSGMTMTPIDCAVLSHVIGLCDTIKHLNLGKCHIQCEGIQRLGPRLHKCQKLGLSGNKLGDSGVKLVSAALRNPECKIQKLWLRDVGLTDSGAKDLVSALSTNPSLTGLDLSNNKLGDSGVKLVFAALRNPECKIQKLR, via the exons atggacacag GTGGGAAATTAAATCGGGCATGGAAAGTACTCAAGCAGTTTTTACCAGGCAAATCACTAAGGGAAGATGATCGGGACACGGGGAGCAAGGTGccaaagcagggtcagattgagagcaatgTCCCAATGGAATGTGGTCCGGCCGCAGCGGAAGTGAAGCAAATTCAGCCCAGAggcagtgacgtcagagacactgagcaggaccctggaaccagcagAAGTGAGGCGACTGcttgtcagcccagagacagtgacgtcagagacactgagcaggaccctggaaccagcacaagtgaggcgactgcctgtcagcccagagacagtggcATCAGAaacactgagcaggaccctggaaccagcacaagtgaggcggcTGCCTGTCAGCCTGGAAGCTCATTGAACATGGAATTATCAACACTCCCACAAGGAGCAG agccagagtttacaatctctgacctcctggcagagggggaggagtatcaactgtaccaactgacaaagttctacagggacagactcaaacaagcgattgaagaaaaggttgaaagactcggttggatgttgacaaaggagggtcatttcagtagagaagaaaatgag aaagtcactgaactgacagagaagggaaaccggacagaaagttccagactcttcctcagtttggtgatgggcaaaggctcccgggcccggagggcgatgtgggaatcctttgtgatgtggaggactgagttaccaaaattggacagaatactgagggaaatacaggatctag gtcctgatccacaggaatacatgaacatcAGCCAAGGGTTATCTGAGTTACCCACTCAATtgatag attttcaacagaaacacaaggagactctgcgggcacaaactgaaacactgagagtgaacacgatcctgatgagggagaaggagaaggttttccagctggttgatcgatacgctgagctcacggtcatttctactgttcgagatcggagactggtggaacatgagctgctggcaagaggcagagaccacgaggagtggagacaggAACATCTCCGCCGAGAGCTCGAAAAAATCCAGACTGAGCAGTTGTTCCagagctgcttttcccagagtaaatccaaatctgggaattcagcagcagtggccggggtcccggggatcgggaaaacaacaatggtacagaagattgtttatgactgggccacggggaaaatataccaacagttccagtttgtcttcagcttcaaattccgggatttaaactccattaactgcagaataaacctgaaagaactgattctgcatcaatatccttactttgggaatatcctgagagaggtctggaagaacccagaaggattgctgtttatattcgatggtttggatgaattcaaacacaaaatcgattttgctggcagtcggagagacacagaacccaggcaccagtgcccagatcccgagtggtggtgtgaagtgtcagacattgtgtacagtttaatccagggcaagctgctcccagggtgttcagtgctggtaaccacccgccccactgcgttacatttattggaaaaggcagaaatcagtgtctgggtggaaatcctgggatttgttggtgaggaacggaaggaatatttcatcagacattttgaagatcagaaggtggcggaagctgttttcaattatgtgaaggagAACGAAATCCtatacaccatgagctacaacccctcctactgctggatcctcgctctgtcactgggccccttcttcacacaaagagtcagggacccacagcgagttcccaagaccatcactcaactgtactcctactatatttacaacatcctaaaaaaccacggccgtgagattgagagcccccgtgatgtgttactcagggttggtcagatggccttcagaggagtgtttgataagaagattgtgtttacagatggagatttgatcaactacaatctgcagccttcccagttcctgtccgggttcctgatggagcttttggagagagaagattctgcctggagtgtggtgtacacattcccacacctcaccatccaagagtttgtagctgcagtcgcaaaattcctgaatccacatcccggggatatcatgaaattcctcactgaagcccacaacacgaccgatgggcgatttgaggtatttctccgttttgttgctggtctctcctccccaatgacaactcggggcctggaggagtttctgggtccatttcctcatgaaacaacctgccgggtgattgactgggtgaaggaggaggttaaacaccAGATTGGAAACAcaaggagtgaagctggtaaaagaagcctcctgaacacattgcactacctgtttgagtctcagaatcgtggactggctcaggccgcactgggatctgtggaaatattttcattcagtggaatgacaatgactccgattgactgcgcggtcctgtctcatgtcatcggactctgtgatacaataaaacacctcaacctggggaaatgccacattcagtgtgaaggaatccagcggctgggacccaggctgcacaagtgccagaagTTGGG